In one Sporomusa sphaeroides DSM 2875 genomic region, the following are encoded:
- a CDS encoding branched-chain amino acid ABC transporter permease, giving the protein MNNKTKTDVKALLACLVIYASIQGLMMADIIGSFWQLNIILIGINIILAVSLNLINGFTGQFSIGHAGFMAVGAYVSAVLTVKMQLPFLAAILGGAMAAGVLGFAIGLPTLRLNGDYLAIATLGLGEIIRICILNIQYVGGASGFMGIPRYTDFTWVFAFVVFTVYAIKNFVNSTHGRACISIRENEIAAEAMGVDTTKYKVLAFTMGAAFAGVAGSLFSHYFYIAHPASFTFMRSFDILTMVVLGGLGSISGSITGAVLLTFISAALASYPEWRMIIYSLLLIILMLYRPQGLFGNKELSLKMFSRVTGGKKDGSTQGN; this is encoded by the coding sequence GTGAATAACAAAACTAAAACAGATGTGAAAGCATTATTGGCCTGTTTGGTCATTTACGCTAGTATCCAAGGCCTGATGATGGCCGATATTATCGGCTCATTTTGGCAGCTTAATATTATATTAATCGGTATCAATATTATTTTGGCAGTAAGCCTTAACCTTATTAATGGCTTCACCGGTCAGTTTTCCATCGGCCATGCCGGGTTTATGGCGGTTGGCGCTTATGTAAGCGCCGTGCTTACGGTGAAAATGCAGTTGCCATTTTTAGCTGCTATTTTAGGCGGCGCAATGGCCGCCGGGGTATTAGGCTTTGCGATTGGCTTGCCGACCTTGCGGTTAAATGGCGATTACCTGGCCATTGCCACATTAGGTCTGGGTGAAATTATCCGGATCTGTATTCTCAATATTCAGTATGTTGGCGGTGCTTCAGGCTTTATGGGCATTCCCCGCTATACTGATTTTACCTGGGTATTTGCGTTTGTTGTGTTTACCGTATATGCTATTAAGAATTTTGTTAATTCAACACATGGGCGGGCTTGTATTTCTATTCGCGAAAACGAAATTGCCGCCGAAGCCATGGGTGTGGATACGACAAAATACAAAGTATTGGCCTTTACCATGGGGGCAGCTTTTGCCGGTGTGGCCGGCTCACTGTTTTCCCATTACTTTTACATTGCCCATCCGGCCTCCTTTACCTTCATGCGGTCGTTTGACATTTTGACCATGGTGGTACTGGGCGGTCTGGGCAGCATTAGCGGCAGTATTACCGGCGCTGTTTTGCTGACCTTTATTTCGGCAGCACTGGCCAGTTATCCTGAGTGGCGGATGATTATTTACTCGCTGCTGCTCATTATTTTAATGCTTTACCGGCCGCAGGGGCTGTTTGGCAACAAAGAGCTAAGCTTGAAAATGTTTAGCCGCGTGACAGGAGGTAAGAAAGATGGCTCTACTCAAGGCAACTAA
- a CDS encoding branched-chain amino acid ABC transporter permease, with product MESSHIIVQLGQQLINGISLGSIYALIALGYTMVYGIIRLINFAHGDIYMVGAYAGFFATSILKFSFVPALIFSMSMASILGMVIERVAYRPLRHAPKIAILITAIGVSLFLEYGGMLLVTPQPRTFPAIFAAEIYNFGGLVINSQQIVILGVSLLLMVILTYVVHRTKMGKAMRAVSFDTDAARLMGINVDKVISFTFGIGSALAAAAGVLVGIYYNSIDPLMGIMPGLKAFVAAVLGGIGNIPGAMLGGTILGVIEALVSGFWSSTFRDAAAFAILIIILIWRPAGLLGKNIREKV from the coding sequence TTGGAATCTTCACACATAATTGTACAGTTAGGACAACAATTAATTAATGGTATATCCCTGGGCAGTATTTATGCGCTCATTGCACTGGGTTATACTATGGTTTACGGTATAATCAGGCTGATCAACTTTGCCCACGGCGACATTTATATGGTGGGCGCCTATGCAGGGTTTTTTGCTACATCGATACTGAAGTTTTCTTTTGTGCCGGCCTTGATTTTTTCCATGTCTATGGCCAGTATCCTGGGTATGGTTATTGAACGGGTTGCGTACCGGCCACTCCGGCATGCGCCTAAAATAGCCATACTGATTACGGCTATCGGTGTATCATTGTTTTTGGAATATGGCGGAATGCTGTTGGTGACACCACAGCCGCGTACGTTCCCGGCAATATTTGCCGCGGAGATTTATAATTTTGGCGGCCTGGTAATTAACAGCCAGCAAATCGTCATTTTAGGGGTATCCCTGCTGCTTATGGTCATTCTGACCTATGTCGTACACCGCACCAAAATGGGCAAGGCTATGCGTGCCGTATCCTTTGATACCGATGCCGCCCGCCTTATGGGCATTAATGTTGACAAAGTAATTTCTTTTACTTTCGGTATCGGCTCAGCTTTAGCAGCTGCAGCCGGTGTGCTTGTCGGCATCTACTACAACTCAATTGATCCGCTTATGGGTATTATGCCTGGGCTAAAGGCCTTTGTTGCCGCCGTACTGGGCGGTATCGGCAATATTCCGGGAGCCATGCTTGGCGGCACCATTTTGGGTGTTATCGAAGCATTGGTCAGCGGCTTCTGGTCCTCCACTTTCCGGGATGCGGCAGCATTTGCCATCCTGATTATTATTTTAATATGGAGACCGGCAGGCCTCTTGGGTAAAAATATCCGGGAGAAAGTGTAG
- a CDS encoding ABC transporter substrate-binding protein, giving the protein MVGVLMVAGLVAGCGGQKEDVIKFGANLEMTGNNATFGQSATNGAKLAIKEVNAKGGVLGKQLTLVVADNKSEAAEAANAMQKLLTQDKVVAVIAPIASSSVIAAAQVNADNKVLAISPTASNPKVTVDPNTGKVREFNFRAAFIDPFQGSVMATFAQNSLKAKTAALYIDNSSDYAKGLGQFFKETFEKNGGKIVASEAYLAKDTDFKATLTKIKAQNPDVVFVPGYYQEVGMIIKQARELGLTVPFLGGDGWDSAKLPEIGGAQALNNTFFSNHYSPDDNSPAVQTFVEAYKKEYNQTPDAFAALSYDATMMVIEAMKRSNSADPVKIKDELAKTKDYQAVSGLISFDANHDPIKSAVIIEMKDGNKTFKEKVNP; this is encoded by the coding sequence ATGGTTGGTGTGCTTATGGTGGCAGGGCTTGTTGCCGGCTGTGGTGGCCAGAAGGAAGATGTAATTAAGTTTGGAGCCAACTTGGAGATGACCGGCAATAACGCCACTTTCGGTCAGTCGGCTACAAACGGCGCTAAACTGGCAATTAAAGAAGTCAATGCTAAAGGCGGCGTATTGGGCAAGCAGCTTACCCTGGTAGTTGCCGACAATAAGAGCGAAGCAGCCGAGGCAGCCAATGCTATGCAAAAATTACTTACTCAAGATAAAGTGGTAGCGGTTATTGCTCCTATTGCCTCATCCAGTGTAATTGCGGCAGCGCAGGTTAATGCTGACAATAAGGTGTTGGCAATCAGCCCGACCGCATCCAATCCTAAAGTTACGGTTGATCCTAATACCGGCAAGGTTCGCGAATTCAATTTCCGGGCCGCCTTTATTGATCCATTCCAGGGTTCGGTAATGGCTACCTTTGCGCAAAACTCGCTTAAAGCCAAAACAGCAGCTTTATATATTGATAATTCCAGTGACTATGCTAAAGGCTTAGGCCAGTTCTTTAAAGAAACCTTCGAGAAAAACGGCGGCAAAATTGTTGCCAGTGAAGCTTATCTGGCCAAAGATACCGATTTCAAAGCCACGTTGACCAAAATCAAGGCCCAGAATCCGGATGTAGTATTTGTTCCCGGCTATTATCAGGAAGTGGGCATGATTATTAAGCAAGCCCGCGAGCTTGGTCTTACAGTGCCTTTCCTGGGCGGCGACGGCTGGGATTCGGCTAAGCTGCCGGAAATCGGCGGCGCACAAGCCTTAAATAATACCTTCTTCAGCAATCACTATTCGCCTGATGACAACAGTCCGGCGGTACAGACTTTCGTTGAAGCTTATAAGAAAGAATACAATCAAACTCCTGACGCCTTTGCGGCATTATCCTATGATGCTACCATGATGGTCATTGAAGCCATGAAACGTTCCAACAGTGCCGATCCGGTCAAAATCAAGGATGAATTGGCCAAAACCAAGGATTATCAGGCAGTTTCCGGTTTAATCTCTTTTGATGCCAACCATGATCCGATTAAGAGTGCCGTAATTATTGAGATGAAAGACGGCAATAAAACCTTTAAAGAAAAGGTTAATCCCTAA
- a CDS encoding ABC transporter substrate-binding protein, whose protein sequence is MKKKWLILISLAVTFTMLAALVTGCGSSTTSKPADSKVIKIGGNYELTGGIANFGTQTSNGIKLAFKEANAAGGVLGKPITLILADNKSEPAEAANAITKLITQDKVVTVLGPVSSSNVLATLQIAEDHKIPVLTATATNPKVTVDNGKVRPYVFRACFIDPFQGKVMSDFAIKSVKAKTAAVYLDSSSDYSKGLAEVFAAAFEQDGGKIVAKEGFLQKDTDFKATLTKIKATNPDVIFIPAYYEEVGKIVKQARELGITVPLLGTDGWDDGKLVEIAGAAALNNGFFSNHYSSQDKDPNIVKFVEAYKKEYGQEPSALAALGYDSGIMIIDAIKRAGSDDPAKIREALEQTKNLQVSTGILTLDANHNPVKSAVVIEMKDGKQMFKEKINP, encoded by the coding sequence ATGAAGAAAAAATGGCTGATATTGATCAGTCTGGCAGTAACTTTTACCATGTTGGCAGCTTTAGTAACAGGCTGCGGCAGCTCGACCACCTCCAAACCGGCTGACTCAAAAGTTATTAAAATCGGTGGCAACTATGAACTGACCGGTGGTATTGCCAACTTTGGCACCCAGACCTCAAATGGAATTAAACTGGCGTTCAAAGAAGCCAATGCCGCCGGCGGTGTGCTTGGCAAGCCGATTACCCTTATTCTGGCCGACAACAAGTCAGAACCGGCCGAAGCCGCCAATGCCATTACCAAACTTATCACGCAGGATAAAGTGGTAACAGTACTGGGGCCGGTATCCAGCTCCAATGTACTGGCTACCCTTCAGATTGCCGAAGACCATAAAATTCCTGTACTAACCGCTACCGCGACCAACCCTAAAGTTACAGTAGACAATGGCAAGGTGCGTCCCTATGTTTTCCGCGCCTGCTTTATTGATCCCTTCCAGGGCAAGGTAATGTCCGATTTTGCCATCAAGTCGGTTAAGGCCAAAACCGCCGCTGTCTACCTGGATAGCAGTTCTGATTATTCCAAAGGCCTGGCTGAGGTTTTTGCAGCTGCTTTTGAGCAGGATGGCGGCAAGATCGTAGCCAAAGAAGGTTTCTTGCAAAAAGATACAGATTTTAAAGCCACTTTAACCAAGATAAAAGCCACCAACCCTGATGTTATCTTTATTCCGGCGTATTACGAAGAAGTGGGCAAGATTGTGAAACAGGCCCGCGAGCTGGGAATTACTGTACCACTGCTGGGCACCGACGGCTGGGACGATGGCAAGCTGGTTGAAATTGCCGGTGCAGCTGCCCTTAATAACGGTTTCTTCAGCAATCACTATTCCTCGCAGGATAAAGACCCTAACATCGTAAAATTTGTGGAAGCTTACAAAAAAGAGTATGGGCAGGAGCCCAGTGCGCTGGCTGCCCTTGGTTATGATTCCGGTATCATGATTATTGACGCCATTAAACGTGCCGGCAGCGATGATCCGGCTAAAATCCGTGAGGCCCTGGAACAAACGAAAAACCTCCAGGTAAGTACGGGTATCCTGACGCTTGACGCTAACCATAATCCGGTTAAAAGTGCGGTAGTTATTGAAATGAAAGACGGAAAGCAAATGTTCAAAGAGAAAATCAACCCTTAA
- a CDS encoding FAD-dependent oxidoreductase, which translates to MFKINTIDGNNRMSTQDLLESINAALAQGETEFYIEAAGQHDIGGPLWHPEGKPLTFLVKNAGQRVGSMCLPGTEIIVEGSASADIGWLNAGGRIVVKGDGGDTAAHCAAAGTIYVGGRAGTRSGSLMKHDPLFDAPEFWVLKNVGSFAFEFMGGGIAVVCGYDSEQFDSVLGDRACTGMVGGIVYFRGSAGGISAKDTKILPLAAEDIAYLDGKMEDFLNAVGRPELRTELTDWQEWHKVVPLSYDERPKKANTDLFSFRNSAWVPGSIFSDVCDDDFTVIDTVATGEYRRRVPVWENGKYSAPCEFNCTASIPSQQRFNLLRDGRIEEAYRLVLEYTPFPGSVCGAVCPNLCMDDCTRKTVDISAQIGKLGRYSSAVDVPMPEAETGKHVAVIGGGAAGLTAAWQLARLGHKVTVFEADEKMGGKMEQVIPRSRLPQETLTREIARIAAMGVAYKTGVSVDKEKFTSIKECHDAVVVATGTHVTKVIPWPGHERIIKGLDFLKAINKGEKPAIGKQIIVIGCGNSGMDVAVGAYGLGAEQVTCIDVQRPAAFAAELAHVKALGGEICWPVFTKEVTDEGIITQDGKLIKGDTVIIAIGEVPDLDFVPDGIALERGFLQPAGNYSVAPGIFTAGDTIRPGRLVDAIGAGREAALAADAYLRSAAYMPAGKIRIPAERMSTAYFKKCHSCDVPDASGDYARCISCGTCRDCHMCLKSCPENAITRLAGENGAEYVSDPASCIGCGICAGICPCGVWNMETNAEPIKFYR; encoded by the coding sequence ATGTTTAAAATAAATACCATTGACGGTAACAACCGGATGTCCACGCAGGACCTCTTAGAAAGCATTAATGCAGCGTTGGCGCAGGGAGAAACCGAATTTTATATTGAAGCGGCAGGTCAGCATGATATTGGCGGTCCGCTGTGGCATCCGGAAGGAAAACCGCTTACCTTCCTGGTCAAAAATGCCGGTCAGCGGGTAGGCTCCATGTGTTTGCCGGGAACGGAAATTATTGTGGAAGGCTCTGCCTCGGCCGATATCGGCTGGCTTAACGCCGGCGGCCGGATTGTCGTAAAAGGCGATGGCGGCGATACGGCTGCTCATTGTGCCGCTGCCGGCACAATTTATGTCGGCGGCAGGGCGGGAACCCGCTCCGGTTCGCTGATGAAGCATGACCCGCTGTTTGACGCGCCGGAATTCTGGGTACTTAAAAATGTCGGCAGCTTTGCCTTTGAGTTCATGGGTGGCGGCATTGCCGTAGTGTGCGGCTATGACAGTGAACAGTTTGATTCGGTATTGGGTGACCGGGCTTGCACCGGGATGGTGGGAGGCATTGTTTACTTCCGGGGCAGTGCCGGCGGCATATCGGCCAAAGATACCAAGATTCTGCCGTTGGCAGCAGAAGATATTGCCTATCTTGACGGAAAAATGGAGGACTTTCTGAATGCAGTCGGCCGGCCGGAACTAAGAACAGAACTGACTGACTGGCAGGAATGGCACAAGGTAGTACCGCTTTCTTATGACGAACGTCCCAAAAAAGCCAACACCGACCTGTTTTCCTTCCGGAACAGTGCCTGGGTGCCTGGCAGTATTTTCAGTGATGTCTGTGACGACGACTTTACCGTTATCGATACTGTTGCGACAGGAGAATACCGCCGGCGCGTCCCTGTCTGGGAGAATGGAAAATATAGCGCCCCCTGCGAATTTAACTGCACGGCCTCAATCCCATCCCAGCAGCGTTTCAACTTGCTCCGGGACGGCAGGATTGAGGAAGCTTACCGTCTGGTGCTTGAATATACACCTTTCCCCGGTTCTGTGTGCGGCGCAGTATGCCCTAATCTCTGCATGGATGACTGTACCCGCAAAACCGTGGATATTTCAGCGCAAATCGGTAAACTGGGACGATATTCGTCAGCCGTTGACGTACCTATGCCTGAGGCTGAAACCGGCAAACATGTGGCCGTCATCGGCGGCGGCGCTGCCGGACTGACAGCTGCCTGGCAGCTGGCGCGGCTGGGGCATAAGGTAACCGTATTTGAAGCCGATGAAAAAATGGGCGGTAAAATGGAGCAGGTTATCCCGCGCTCCCGTCTGCCGCAGGAGACGCTGACACGGGAGATCGCCCGCATTGCGGCCATGGGTGTTGCCTATAAAACCGGGGTAAGTGTGGACAAAGAAAAATTTACTTCTATTAAAGAATGTCATGATGCGGTAGTGGTGGCCACCGGGACGCATGTAACCAAAGTGATTCCCTGGCCGGGGCATGAACGCATTATCAAAGGTCTGGATTTCCTTAAAGCCATCAACAAAGGAGAAAAACCGGCTATTGGTAAACAGATCATCGTTATCGGCTGCGGCAACTCGGGCATGGATGTGGCTGTCGGGGCCTATGGCCTTGGCGCAGAACAGGTTACCTGCATTGACGTGCAGCGGCCGGCTGCCTTCGCGGCGGAGCTGGCGCACGTTAAGGCGCTGGGCGGAGAAATTTGCTGGCCGGTATTTACCAAAGAGGTGACAGATGAGGGAATCATTACGCAAGATGGCAAGCTGATTAAAGGCGATACCGTAATCATTGCTATTGGTGAAGTGCCTGATCTGGATTTTGTGCCTGACGGTATTGCTTTGGAACGCGGCTTTTTGCAACCGGCCGGTAATTATAGTGTGGCTCCCGGTATCTTTACGGCCGGTGACACCATTCGTCCCGGTCGGCTGGTGGACGCCATCGGTGCCGGCCGCGAGGCCGCCCTGGCTGCCGACGCCTATCTGAGGAGTGCCGCCTATATGCCTGCAGGGAAGATTAGGATTCCGGCAGAGCGGATGAGTACCGCCTACTTTAAAAAATGTCATAGCTGCGATGTACCTGACGCCAGCGGTGACTACGCCCGCTGCATTAGCTGTGGTACTTGCCGTGATTGCCATATGTGCCTTAAATCCTGCCCGGAAAATGCCATCACCCGGCTGGCCGGGGAAAATGGCGCCGAATATGTGTCAGATCCGGCAAGCTGTATTGGGTGCGGTATTTGTGCCGGTATTTGTCCCTGCGGTGTCTGGAATATGGAGACAAATGCCGAACCGATTAAATTTTACCGATAA
- a CDS encoding glutamate synthase-related protein, whose amino-acid sequence METVKVQDVSVNDLPWKLQYVHERCTMCGSCVAACTFNAIEAAMERRSVTVSTGHQPEPSQRHMAIPVIKQKAAVGNACVGCGMCEKVCPNSAIKPVRNLDSRINYLNRSGGSPVKRGGRNNLSGGDRTLDRIVVGRISQMTDPALDSERHTFDILAPFGRVLLPHELPLASDGRELKLTTQTPPVNWIYPVIFSDMSIGALSTRAWEAVAMATAYLNEKHNLPVRMCSGEGGMPKKLLQSEQLKYMILQIASGHFGWNRIIQALPHMKADPAGILIKIGQGAKPGDGGLLPAAKVSKPVQSIRGVPKADLLSPPNHQGLYSIEESVQKMFMSMNAAFKFRVPVAIKCAASATSVSVYNNLLRDPYKICGGFFIDGIQGGTGAANEVSLDHTGHPVVSKARECYLAAVKQGRQGQIPLWAGGGVGLTGNAAADAFKLICLGANGVFMGKMLIQLCGCVGNELGRCNACNTGNCPAGICTQNPRLVKRLDIDKAAQNIVDYMLALDSELKKLMAPVGNSSLPVGRSDALVSTDKAIADKLAIQYVC is encoded by the coding sequence ATGGAAACAGTAAAAGTGCAGGATGTCAGCGTTAATGATCTGCCGTGGAAATTACAATATGTTCATGAACGCTGTACCATGTGCGGCAGCTGTGTGGCTGCCTGTACCTTTAACGCAATAGAGGCGGCCATGGAGCGGCGGTCTGTTACCGTATCCACCGGCCACCAGCCTGAACCCAGCCAGCGGCATATGGCCATTCCGGTCATTAAGCAGAAGGCAGCTGTAGGCAACGCCTGTGTGGGCTGCGGCATGTGTGAAAAGGTGTGCCCGAACAGTGCCATTAAACCTGTGCGCAACCTGGATTCACGGATAAATTATCTCAACCGGAGCGGCGGCTCGCCGGTTAAACGCGGCGGACGCAACAATCTTAGCGGCGGCGACCGGACACTGGACCGGATTGTGGTTGGCCGGATTTCGCAAATGACCGACCCGGCGTTAGACTCTGAACGGCATACTTTTGATATCCTGGCTCCTTTTGGCCGGGTGCTTTTGCCCCATGAATTGCCGCTGGCTTCCGATGGCCGGGAACTTAAACTGACGACTCAGACACCGCCGGTAAACTGGATTTATCCGGTAATCTTCAGCGATATGTCTATTGGTGCCCTTTCAACCCGGGCCTGGGAAGCTGTTGCCATGGCCACGGCGTATCTCAACGAAAAACATAATCTGCCTGTGCGGATGTGCTCCGGTGAAGGCGGCATGCCGAAAAAGCTCCTGCAATCCGAGCAGCTGAAATATATGATTCTGCAAATTGCCTCAGGTCATTTTGGCTGGAACCGGATTATCCAGGCATTGCCGCACATGAAGGCAGACCCGGCCGGCATTCTGATCAAAATCGGCCAGGGTGCCAAACCGGGTGACGGCGGACTATTGCCGGCAGCCAAAGTATCTAAACCGGTACAGTCTATTCGCGGCGTACCTAAGGCCGACCTGTTATCACCGCCTAATCACCAGGGACTGTATTCGATTGAAGAGTCGGTACAAAAGATGTTTATGTCCATGAATGCCGCCTTCAAGTTCCGGGTACCTGTTGCCATCAAATGTGCGGCTTCAGCGACCTCGGTTTCCGTTTATAACAACTTGCTGCGCGACCCATACAAAATTTGCGGCGGCTTTTTCATTGACGGCATCCAGGGAGGGACCGGCGCCGCCAATGAAGTGTCGCTTGACCATACCGGACATCCGGTGGTGTCCAAAGCCCGCGAATGTTATCTTGCTGCGGTTAAGCAGGGCCGCCAGGGACAAATCCCGTTATGGGCCGGCGGCGGCGTAGGCTTAACAGGCAACGCGGCAGCCGATGCCTTCAAACTCATCTGTCTGGGTGCCAATGGTGTCTTTATGGGCAAAATGCTGATTCAGCTGTGCGGCTGCGTCGGCAATGAACTTGGCCGCTGCAATGCCTGCAACACCGGTAACTGTCCTGCCGGTATTTGTACCCAGAACCCGCGGCTGGTAAAGCGTCTGGATATTGATAAAGCGGCGCAAAACATTGTTGACTACATGCTGGCCTTAGACAGCGAACTCAAAAAGCTTATGGCGCCTGTCGGCAACAGCTCGCTGCCTGTGGGACGCTCTGATGCCCTGGTTAGTACCGATAAAGCCATTGCCGACAAGCTGGCTATCCAATATGTATGTTAG
- a CDS encoding glutamate synthase, protein MCRIGAIKSKVAFHPSLALQLMLPQQEGHDNSGFAMVMQDLEGVFADYKDKPLLSLACTQKGASMVELFMETNNFTPVHEWIPRGVRQTGLDIKAMPYYIFRAYDYPEYYRQATQEAKAELLLDIRLALRELLAKEEEGYVYSFWPDVLTLKEIGDPRDIAVYFKLWDNNGDLMAKNVVVQCRQNTNYEIVRYAAHPFFLQGYTLCANGENTFYTKNKEYQKSLHRGYIGFESDSQNFLYTLHYVLDVLKWPIKYYKHVITPLPFAEIAKRADHRELTAIRQSLGHLEINGPNTIIAMLPDGRMMTCCDSKKLRPVVVGGDGTTIAISSEVCGINQILPNRNQELDIYPNEREVVVITSELEVERWKQ, encoded by the coding sequence ATGTGTAGAATTGGAGCTATTAAAAGTAAAGTGGCCTTTCATCCGTCACTGGCGTTACAGTTAATGCTGCCCCAGCAGGAAGGACATGACAACTCCGGGTTCGCCATGGTCATGCAGGATTTGGAAGGAGTATTTGCCGATTATAAGGATAAGCCGTTACTGTCATTGGCTTGTACCCAAAAGGGCGCCTCTATGGTAGAGCTTTTCATGGAAACCAATAACTTTACCCCGGTGCATGAGTGGATTCCGCGAGGTGTCCGTCAGACAGGGCTTGACATCAAGGCCATGCCTTATTATATTTTTCGGGCTTATGATTATCCTGAGTATTATCGCCAGGCCACCCAGGAGGCAAAAGCAGAACTGCTGCTGGATATTCGCCTGGCCCTCAGGGAGCTGTTAGCCAAGGAGGAAGAAGGTTATGTCTATTCTTTCTGGCCTGATGTTTTAACCTTAAAGGAAATTGGCGATCCCCGCGATATTGCCGTCTATTTTAAATTATGGGACAATAACGGCGATTTAATGGCCAAAAATGTTGTTGTGCAGTGCCGGCAAAATACCAACTATGAGATTGTGCGATATGCTGCCCATCCTTTCTTTTTGCAGGGATATACGCTGTGTGCCAATGGTGAAAATACCTTTTATACCAAAAATAAAGAATATCAAAAATCGCTGCATCGCGGCTATATCGGCTTTGAATCAGATTCGCAAAACTTCCTTTATACTTTGCATTATGTTCTTGATGTGCTCAAATGGCCGATAAAGTACTACAAGCATGTGATTACGCCGCTGCCCTTTGCCGAGATTGCCAAACGGGCAGACCACCGGGAGCTGACAGCCATCCGCCAATCCTTAGGCCATCTGGAAATTAACGGGCCTAATACCATTATTGCTATGCTGCCTGATGGGCGGATGATGACCTGTTGTGACTCGAAAAAGCTGCGCCCGGTAGTTGTGGGCGGTGACGGTACCACTATTGCGATATCCTCGGAAGTTTGCGGTATAAATCAAATTTTGCCTAACCGTAACCAGGAGCTTGATATTTATCCGAATGAACGGGAAGTTGTAGTTATTACTTCGGAATTGGAGGTGGAACGATGGAAACAGTAA